The Nitrososphaerota archaeon genome has a segment encoding these proteins:
- a CDS encoding 30S ribosomal protein S10 has translation MAQFARIKLTSSNLENLEQVCKEIKGITEKTGVKVKGPQPLPTKKLKITTRKAPSGQGTHTYDHWEMRVHKRLIDLDADDRTMRQLMKIRVPEDVFIEVNLRAR, from the coding sequence ATGGCACAGTTTGCGAGGATAAAACTGACAAGTTCAAACTTGGAGAACCTTGAGCAGGTATGCAAGGAGATCAAGGGCATTACTGAAAAGACCGGCGTCAAGGTCAAGGGTCCTCAACCATTACCAACCAAAAAACTGAAGATCACTACAAGGAAGGCTCCATCTGGACAGGGTACTCATACCTATGATCATTGGGAGATGCGAGTCCACAAAAGGTTGATTGATCTGGATGCTGATGATCGGACTATGCGCCAATTGATGAAGATCAGGGTTCCTGAAGATGTTTTTATTGAGGTAAATCTGCGGGCAAGGTAG
- a CDS encoding HIT family protein, with the protein MSESCIFCKIVSGKIPAYKVYEDNNTLAFLDINPLSKGHTLVIPKMHVRQIEELSEKELEILFKTVWKLTKYVQIATGTASSLIGINNGPESGQEIPHIHVHIIPRSKGDGGGPIHSAMRNRPTVSKEEMQKIVESIISVLK; encoded by the coding sequence TTGTCAGAATCCTGTATCTTCTGCAAAATAGTGTCTGGAAAAATTCCTGCTTACAAGGTCTATGAGGATAATAACACTCTGGCATTTTTGGATATTAACCCTCTCTCCAAAGGTCACACCCTAGTAATTCCGAAGATGCATGTTAGACAGATAGAAGAATTAAGCGAAAAGGAATTAGAAATACTCTTCAAGACAGTCTGGAAGCTGACAAAATACGTGCAAATAGCGACAGGTACTGCTTCAAGTCTGATAGGCATTAACAACGGACCCGAGAGTGGTCAGGAGATACCGCACATCCATGTCCACATAATCCCCAGATCGAAAGGAGACGGAGGAGGCCCGATTCATTCTGCAATGCGAAACCGTCCAACTGTCTCGAAAGAAGAGATGCAAAAGATAGTCGAAAGTATCATATCTGTTCTGAAATAG
- a CDS encoding cupin domain-containing protein, whose product MEILHPKGRGKLQDRTRFTGKVWINDLKSVPLRILRVTSEPKSRSHWHNHPSGQVLIVLSGKGRVGVNRSGRQIVKEIKAGDIVFFEPGEIHWHGAAPDKETVHIAIHLNSDFSRARMVSDEEYGIDKKQEITVKPKR is encoded by the coding sequence ATGGAAATACTCCACCCAAAGGGGAGGGGAAAGTTACAAGATCGAACACGTTTCACAGGGAAGGTCTGGATAAACGACCTGAAGTCCGTGCCTTTGAGAATACTTCGTGTAACTTCCGAACCCAAGTCAAGATCGCATTGGCACAACCATCCTAGTGGACAAGTTTTGATCGTTCTTTCGGGTAAGGGAAGGGTTGGTGTAAATAGGTCAGGCAGGCAAATTGTAAAGGAGATTAAGGCTGGTGATATTGTATTCTTCGAGCCGGGTGAGATACACTGGCACGGAGCAGCCCCAGACAAGGAGACAGTGCATATAGCAATTCATCTAAACTCTGACTTCAGTAGAGCAAGAATGGTGAGCGATGAGGAATATGGCATCGATAAGAAACAAGAGATTACTGTTAAACCTAAAAGATGA
- a CDS encoding Lrp/AsnC family transcriptional regulator, with protein MAKVELDDIDVKILREYLKDARLSYREVARRVSVAVGTVMARTKRLEAEGLIKSYTAILNHEKLGYDLTAVTEITVSKGKLVEMEREIAKMPVACAVYDVTGLTDALIIAKFRSRQELNDFTKALLSMPFVERTNTHIVLTTVKEDFRLPP; from the coding sequence ATGGCCAAAGTTGAGCTCGATGATATTGATGTCAAGATATTACGGGAGTATTTGAAAGATGCTCGGCTATCCTACAGGGAAGTTGCCAGAAGGGTCAGCGTTGCTGTTGGGACTGTAATGGCTAGGACGAAGAGGCTTGAAGCTGAAGGTCTGATTAAGAGTTATACTGCAATTCTTAACCACGAAAAACTCGGATACGACCTAACTGCTGTTACAGAAATTACTGTTTCTAAAGGAAAACTGGTAGAAATGGAGAGGGAGATTGCAAAGATGCCTGTTGCCTGTGCCGTATATGATGTGACAGGTCTTACTGATGCTCTGATCATAGCAAAGTTCAGAAGCAGGCAGGAATTGAATGATTTTACAAAGGCCCTTCTTTCAATGCCCTTTGTGGAGAGGACGAATACACATATAGTTTTGACGACCGTAAAGGAAGACTTTAGGCTCCCGCCTTAA